Proteins encoded in a region of the Methanofollis tationis genome:
- a CDS encoding 50S ribosomal protein L14 produces the protein MKAKISRIPRAVQTGTRLICADNTGARVVEVVSVDGYHGVRRRQPKLGIGDVATVSVKKGTPDMRRKLIKAVVIRQRKEMRRPSGLRVGFDDNAVVIIDERGEPKGTEIKGPVAREVAERFPKIGSTATIIV, from the coding sequence ATGAAGGCAAAAATCTCCCGGATTCCACGAGCAGTCCAGACCGGCACCCGCCTGATCTGCGCCGACAACACCGGTGCCAGGGTCGTCGAGGTTGTCTCGGTCGACGGCTACCACGGTGTCAGGAGAAGACAGCCGAAGCTCGGTATCGGTGACGTTGCAACCGTCTCCGTCAAGAAGGGCACGCCCGACATGCGGCGCAAGCTCATCAAGGCGGTCGTCATCAGACAGAGAAAAGAAATGCGCCGGCCAAGCGGTCTGCGTGTCGGCTTCGACGACAACGCCGTCGTGATCATTGACGAGCGCGGCGAGCCCAAGGGCACCGAGATCAAGGGCCCGGTCGCCCGTGAGGTCGCAGAGCGGTTCCCGAAGATCGGATCGACCGCCACGATCATCGTGTGA
- a CDS encoding 50S ribosomal protein L19e — translation MSDLSTQKRIAAAVLKCGVNRVWLNPERLSDIEAAISRSEIRELVGEGVIKAGVVKGNSRGRARIREAKRSYGHKKGYGRRKGSAGARTPSKRQWIMKIRAIRSSLREMREDGTVDRRTYRTLYRRAAGGQFRSRAHMKSHVDMMKGRTE, via the coding sequence ATGAGTGATCTTTCGACGCAGAAGCGTATCGCAGCGGCCGTCCTGAAGTGCGGTGTAAACCGCGTCTGGCTCAACCCCGAGCGTCTCTCCGACATTGAAGCGGCAATCTCCAGGAGCGAGATCCGCGAGCTGGTCGGCGAGGGCGTCATCAAGGCAGGCGTTGTGAAGGGGAACAGCCGCGGTCGCGCCCGTATCAGGGAAGCGAAGCGGTCGTACGGTCATAAGAAGGGTTATGGCCGCAGGAAAGGCAGTGCGGGTGCCCGCACCCCCTCGAAGAGGCAGTGGATCATGAAGATCCGGGCGATCCGGTCGTCGCTGCGCGAGATGCGCGAGGACGGCACCGTTGACCGCCGCACCTACCGGACCCTCTACAGGAGAGCCGCAGGTGGACAGTTCAGGAGCAGGGCGCACATGAAAAGCCATGTGGACATGATGAAAGGGAGGACAGAGTAA
- a CDS encoding 30S ribosomal protein S19 → MAKKTQKRLPRRREEFTYRGYRIEDLQQMGASELVSLMPARARRKVTRGLSRDHENFLAKVRTGDDAVRTHLRDMIIMPEMVGKTVEIHNGKEFVAVELQPESVFHYLGEFALTRRRVSHGTAGIGATRSSKYVPLK, encoded by the coding sequence ATGGCAAAGAAAACGCAGAAGCGGTTACCGCGGCGACGTGAGGAGTTCACCTACCGCGGCTACAGGATCGAGGACCTCCAGCAGATGGGAGCGAGCGAGCTCGTCTCCCTGATGCCGGCCCGGGCGCGCCGCAAGGTCACCCGCGGGCTGTCGAGAGATCATGAGAACTTCCTTGCAAAGGTGCGCACCGGCGACGACGCTGTCCGGACCCACCTGCGCGACATGATCATCATGCCCGAGATGGTCGGCAAGACGGTCGAGATCCACAACGGCAAGGAATTTGTCGCTGTAGAACTTCAGCCCGAATCGGTCTTCCACTACCTGGGCGAGTTCGCCCTGACCAGAAGGAGAGTCTCCCACGGAACGGCCGGTATCGGTGCGACCAGATCCTCCAAGTACGTACCCCTGAAGTGA
- the secY gene encoding preprotein translocase subunit SecY encodes MGNLLDRMEPLLAAMPAVKSPEGHVHFKNKLMWTAAILLLYFFLTNIPVFGLDASSQDVFLYFRALLAGANGSIVHLGIGPIVTASIVLQLLKGADLIQIDTSDARGQVLYMGLQKLLIFVMIVLEAAPNLFGGFLVPDAAIASAFFGGNTFALSLLIFLQICLGGVLIFLMDEVVTKWGVGSGVGLFIIARISQSLVNGFFNWSAVSDPYPVGFFPRLFAIGISGGNYLQYFGTDLLAFVTTIAIFLIVVYVESTRIEIPLAHARVRGARARFPVKLIYASVLPMILVRVLQANVQMIGMFLSNVGITIFGRFDGQAPVDGLMWFLAPVNGPTDWMWWISDLGHAPWEIILRLGIDMVFMVVGGAIFALFWIKTAGLDSKDVARQIQLSGMQIPGYRRNTQVLIKYLDRYIPRVTVIGGVFIGLLSVFANLFGVIGAVSGTGLLLTVSITYRLYEEVASEQIMEMYPFMRQFFGRE; translated from the coding sequence ATGGGGAATCTGCTGGATAGAATGGAGCCTTTGCTTGCGGCGATGCCGGCGGTGAAGTCTCCGGAGGGGCATGTCCACTTCAAGAACAAACTGATGTGGACCGCTGCGATCTTGTTGCTGTATTTTTTCCTGACAAACATACCCGTCTTTGGCCTGGACGCCAGTTCGCAGGACGTGTTCCTGTACTTCCGCGCCCTGCTTGCTGGTGCAAACGGGTCTATTGTTCACCTTGGTATCGGGCCGATCGTCACGGCGTCCATCGTTCTGCAGCTCCTGAAAGGCGCTGACCTGATCCAGATCGACACCAGCGACGCTCGTGGCCAGGTCCTGTACATGGGGCTCCAGAAGCTTCTCATCTTCGTCATGATCGTCCTCGAGGCGGCTCCTAACCTCTTCGGCGGATTCCTGGTCCCTGATGCTGCAATAGCCTCCGCGTTCTTCGGAGGGAACACCTTTGCACTTTCACTCCTGATCTTCCTGCAGATCTGTCTCGGCGGCGTTCTGATCTTCCTCATGGATGAGGTGGTCACCAAGTGGGGTGTCGGTTCAGGCGTCGGCCTCTTCATTATCGCCAGGATCTCCCAGAGCCTGGTCAACGGCTTCTTTAACTGGTCGGCAGTCTCTGACCCGTATCCGGTGGGCTTTTTCCCGAGGCTGTTTGCCATCGGGATCTCGGGCGGGAACTATCTCCAGTACTTCGGGACCGATCTGCTCGCCTTTGTGACGACGATCGCCATATTCTTAATCGTCGTATACGTGGAGTCGACGCGCATCGAGATCCCGCTCGCTCATGCCCGCGTCCGCGGCGCACGGGCGCGGTTTCCCGTGAAGCTCATCTATGCAAGTGTGCTGCCGATGATCCTGGTCCGTGTGCTCCAGGCAAACGTCCAGATGATCGGCATGTTCCTCTCGAATGTCGGGATCACCATCTTCGGCCGGTTCGACGGGCAGGCGCCTGTGGACGGGCTGATGTGGTTCCTTGCCCCGGTGAACGGGCCGACCGACTGGATGTGGTGGATCTCCGATCTCGGCCATGCGCCCTGGGAGATCATCCTCCGTCTCGGTATCGATATGGTGTTCATGGTCGTCGGCGGTGCGATCTTTGCGCTGTTCTGGATCAAGACCGCCGGTCTCGACTCGAAGGACGTTGCCCGGCAGATCCAGCTCTCGGGCATGCAGATCCCGGGCTACCGCCGCAACACCCAGGTGCTGATCAAATACCTCGATCGCTATATCCCGCGCGTGACGGTGATCGGTGGTGTGTTTATCGGACTCCTGAGTGTGTTTGCAAACCTCTTTGGTGTGATAGGTGCAGTGAGTGGTACAGGATTGCTGCTTACTGTCAGTATCACGTACCGCCTCTATGAAGAGGTGGCGAGTGAACAGATCATGGAAATGTATCCGTTCATGCGGCAGTTCTTTGGGAGAGAATGA
- a CDS encoding 50S ribosomal protein L18, which produces MATGARYFVPFRRRKEGRTDYHVRTKLLLSGIPRMVVRRTNRQIICQLVVPGDQGDQTLISAYSAELKAFGYEGSFSGTPAAYLTGMLFATKALAAGYDEAILDIGLARAQKGARVFAALKGAVEAGLEIPHGESVLPDDERTSGAVIAEFAPERAGNLVENVEEVAKAIMKEQE; this is translated from the coding sequence ATGGCAACTGGAGCACGGTATTTTGTTCCCTTCCGCAGAAGGAAGGAGGGCAGGACCGACTACCACGTGCGTACGAAACTCCTGCTCTCAGGGATCCCGAGAATGGTTGTTCGCAGGACCAACCGCCAGATCATCTGCCAGCTTGTGGTGCCGGGCGACCAGGGCGACCAGACCCTTATTTCTGCATACTCTGCAGAACTGAAGGCGTTCGGGTACGAGGGTTCGTTCTCGGGCACCCCGGCGGCATATCTGACCGGGATGCTCTTTGCGACCAAGGCGCTTGCGGCCGGCTATGACGAGGCGATCCTCGACATCGGTCTTGCACGGGCACAGAAGGGCGCCCGCGTCTTTGCGGCGCTGAAGGGCGCGGTTGAGGCCGGGCTTGAGATCCCGCACGGCGAATCGGTTCTCCCTGACGATGAGAGGACCAGTGGGGCGGTCATTGCAGAGTTCGCTCCTGAAAGGGCCGGAAACCTGGTAGAGAACGTTGAAGAAGTGGCAAAGGCCATCATGAAGGAGCAGGAGTGA
- a CDS encoding uL15m family ribosomal protein → MPTNTRSKYRGTRTCGGGTHKNRRGAGNRGGRGRAGHRDHRWSRFLLAGQVHNGKNGFVNPGQTKVSVLDVGEIDQVAEFLLQAGFAEEEGGVIAIDLADLGIEKVLGSGQVTHALKLTALSYSAQAKDKIEAAGGQALTV, encoded by the coding sequence ATGCCCACGAATACACGCTCAAAATACCGCGGAACGCGGACCTGCGGCGGCGGCACCCATAAGAACCGCCGTGGGGCGGGCAACCGGGGCGGGAGAGGCAGGGCAGGACACCGGGACCACCGGTGGAGCCGCTTCCTCCTTGCAGGACAGGTCCACAACGGGAAGAACGGTTTCGTCAACCCCGGCCAGACGAAGGTGTCTGTGCTGGACGTCGGCGAGATCGATCAGGTCGCTGAGTTCCTCCTCCAGGCCGGCTTTGCCGAAGAGGAGGGTGGCGTCATCGCCATCGATCTCGCCGACCTCGGCATCGAGAAGGTGCTCGGCAGCGGGCAGGTTACCCACGCCCTGAAGCTGACCGCTCTATCGTATTCAGCGCAGGCAAAAGACAAAATTGAGGCGGCAGGCGGTCAGGCACTGACCGTCTGA
- a CDS encoding 30S ribosomal protein S5 produces MAYEQQPWIPLTGLGQAVASGEIKSIDEVLESGKPIREPQIVDAFLPDLEDEVIDISMVQRMTDSGRRVKFRAVVIVGNHNGYIGFGQGKDAQVGNAIRKAIDDAKTNVIKVRRGCGSWECGCNTRHSIPMQVKGKAGSVRVTLMPAPQGIGLVTGEVGKKVLSLAGVKDVWAFSSGNTRTTINYAKATFYALKATNMIRSGGAE; encoded by the coding sequence ATGGCATACGAACAGCAGCCCTGGATCCCGCTGACCGGCCTCGGCCAGGCGGTCGCATCCGGCGAGATCAAGAGCATCGATGAGGTGCTCGAGAGCGGCAAGCCGATCAGGGAGCCCCAGATCGTCGATGCGTTCCTTCCCGACCTCGAAGACGAGGTCATCGACATTTCCATGGTCCAGAGGATGACCGACTCAGGTCGGCGCGTCAAGTTCAGGGCCGTGGTCATCGTCGGAAACCACAATGGTTACATCGGTTTCGGGCAGGGCAAGGACGCACAGGTAGGAAACGCAATCCGAAAGGCAATTGATGATGCAAAGACCAATGTCATCAAGGTACGCCGCGGCTGCGGGAGCTGGGAATGCGGGTGCAATACCAGGCACTCGATCCCGATGCAGGTGAAGGGCAAGGCCGGATCGGTCCGCGTCACCCTGATGCCGGCACCGCAGGGCATCGGCCTCGTCACCGGCGAAGTCGGCAAGAAGGTGCTCAGCCTTGCCGGCGTCAAGGATGTCTGGGCGTTCTCGAGCGGGAACACCAGGACGACGATCAACTATGCCAAGGCGACCTTCTATGCGCTGAAGGCGACGAACATGATCAGGTCCGGGGGAGCAGAGTAA
- the rpmC gene encoding 50S ribosomal protein L29, protein MAIFRAHEVRQLSDVELGEQLQKLKLDLMQSRGKVSAGGAPENPGHIRVVRRTIARIITEQNARRTKQA, encoded by the coding sequence ATGGCAATCTTCAGAGCGCACGAAGTCCGCCAGCTCAGCGACGTTGAGCTTGGCGAACAACTCCAGAAACTGAAGCTCGACCTGATGCAGTCACGCGGCAAGGTCAGCGCCGGCGGTGCCCCGGAGAACCCCGGGCATATCCGCGTGGTGCGCAGGACAATCGCCCGGATCATCACCGAGCAGAACGCGCGGAGGACCAAACAGGCATGA
- a CDS encoding 30S ribosomal protein S3 — MAIERKFVSEGVTRVRVEEYLSRELKRAGYGGMDIVRTPMGTQVTIFAEKPGIVIGKGGKLVRQLTQDLSTNFNLESPQVEVQQVANPSVNAQIMAERLATALERGWYFRKAGQSTMRRVMESGALGCEIVLSGKLTGARSRVQKFLEGYVKHCGEPSITIVEKGYAIAVKKLGIIGVQVKIIPGDAKLPDRFEVLPPKPYVAETVEESTDIGDDVDAELAEFEDKVPETLIEGEQ; from the coding sequence ATGGCAATTGAGCGTAAATTCGTCAGTGAAGGCGTCACCAGGGTCAGGGTCGAGGAATACCTCTCCCGCGAACTCAAGCGCGCCGGCTACGGCGGCATGGACATCGTCCGCACGCCGATGGGCACGCAGGTGACGATTTTCGCCGAAAAACCCGGTATCGTCATCGGGAAAGGCGGCAAACTCGTCAGGCAGCTCACCCAGGACCTCTCGACCAACTTCAACCTCGAATCTCCCCAGGTCGAGGTCCAGCAGGTCGCGAACCCGAGCGTGAACGCCCAGATTATGGCTGAACGCCTTGCCACCGCCCTTGAGCGCGGCTGGTACTTCAGGAAGGCCGGGCAGAGCACGATGCGGCGCGTCATGGAATCGGGCGCACTCGGCTGCGAGATTGTGCTCTCAGGCAAACTGACCGGGGCCAGGTCCCGCGTCCAGAAGTTCCTGGAGGGATATGTCAAGCACTGCGGCGAACCGAGCATAACGATCGTCGAGAAGGGCTATGCAATTGCCGTCAAGAAACTCGGCATCATCGGCGTCCAGGTGAAGATCATACCGGGCGACGCAAAACTCCCTGACCGCTTCGAAGTTCTTCCGCCCAAGCCCTATGTGGCGGAAACGGTTGAAGAGTCCACCGATATCGGCGACGACGTCGATGCCGAACTCGCAGAGTTTGAGGACAAGGTCCCTGAGACCCTGATCGAGGGGGAGCAGTAA
- a CDS encoding 50S ribosomal protein L30 yields MFAVVQVRGVVNTRADIKDTLKMLRLHHINHCVMVPDTPAYMGMIRKVKDYVAYGEVDEKAVATVLSTRGRLTGNLKLTDEYVRAHSSFSGIEEFAAALCRGEATMQDIPDLKPVLRLHPPRKGFRTIKRTFQQGGALGNYGEEINDLLIRMR; encoded by the coding sequence ATGTTTGCAGTAGTGCAGGTGCGCGGTGTCGTTAATACCCGCGCCGACATCAAGGACACGCTAAAGATGCTCCGCCTCCACCATATCAACCACTGTGTGATGGTCCCGGACACCCCGGCATACATGGGTATGATCCGGAAGGTCAAAGACTATGTCGCCTATGGCGAGGTGGACGAGAAGGCCGTGGCGACGGTCCTTTCGACCCGCGGCCGTCTGACCGGAAACCTGAAGCTCACCGACGAGTACGTCCGTGCTCACTCCTCGTTCTCAGGTATCGAGGAGTTTGCGGCGGCACTCTGCCGGGGCGAGGCAACGATGCAGGACATCCCTGATCTGAAGCCGGTCCTCCGTCTTCACCCGCCGAGAAAGGGTTTCAGGACGATCAAGCGCACCTTCCAGCAGGGCGGAGCGCTTGGAAACTATGGTGAGGAGATCAACGACCTCCTCATCAGGATGAGGTGA
- a CDS encoding 30S ribosomal protein S8, giving the protein MARLNTIADAMSAIKNASDGGKPSVIIEPASKLIGSMLGIMQESGYIGEFEYVEDGRGGQFHVGLVGRINRCGAITPRFSTTADEMEGWENRYLPAKGFGLLIISTSQGVMSHEQARRAGIGGELLGFVY; this is encoded by the coding sequence ATGGCACGACTGAATACAATTGCAGATGCGATGAGCGCCATCAAGAACGCCAGCGACGGCGGGAAGCCCTCAGTTATCATCGAGCCCGCGAGCAAACTTATCGGCTCCATGCTCGGGATCATGCAGGAGAGCGGCTATATCGGTGAGTTCGAGTACGTCGAGGACGGCCGCGGCGGCCAGTTCCACGTCGGGCTGGTCGGCAGGATCAACCGGTGCGGTGCGATCACGCCCCGTTTCTCCACGACGGCCGATGAGATGGAAGGATGGGAAAACAGGTACCTCCCGGCAAAGGGGTTCGGTCTCCTGATCATCTCGACCTCTCAGGGCGTCATGTCCCATGAACAGGCACGCCGTGCCGGAATTGGCGGCGAACTTCTGGGGTTCGTCTACTGA
- a CDS encoding 50S ribosomal protein L6 yields MVVERRVTIPAGITAAFTNFTMAVKGPKGELTRDMRYPGVNIAITDGEVVITTESSRKRVIAMVGTYAAHVKNMFDGVAQGYEYRMKVVYSHFPIQLKLKGDILEINNFLGEKQARYARVSPGVKVAIGNDEVTITGINKDLVGATSAKIERATKVRKRDTRVFQDGIYIVEKA; encoded by the coding sequence ATGGTAGTTGAGAGAAGAGTTACCATCCCTGCCGGGATCACGGCAGCCTTCACGAACTTCACCATGGCGGTGAAAGGTCCGAAGGGCGAGCTCACGCGGGACATGCGTTACCCCGGCGTCAATATCGCCATCACCGATGGCGAGGTTGTCATCACCACCGAGTCGAGCAGGAAACGGGTCATCGCCATGGTCGGCACCTATGCGGCGCATGTGAAGAACATGTTCGACGGTGTTGCACAGGGCTATGAGTACAGAATGAAAGTGGTCTACTCCCACTTCCCGATCCAGCTCAAGCTCAAGGGTGATATCCTTGAGATCAACAACTTCCTTGGTGAGAAGCAGGCGAGATACGCCAGGGTCTCCCCGGGCGTCAAGGTCGCGATCGGCAACGATGAGGTGACCATCACCGGCATCAACAAGGATCTCGTCGGAGCGACCTCTGCGAAGATTGAGCGGGCGACCAAGGTCCGTAAGCGCGACACGCGGGTCTTCCAGGACGGAATATACATCGTAGAAAAGGCGTGA
- a CDS encoding 30S ribosomal protein S17, translating into MARNIGLNVPLPEKECSDVNCPFHGTLPVHGQVITGKVVSNRMNGTVVVGRDYLHFVQKYNRYEKRSSKYHAHLPGCIDVQIGDTVKIAECRPLSKTTNFVVVEVI; encoded by the coding sequence ATGGCGAGAAACATTGGGTTAAACGTCCCGCTTCCCGAGAAGGAATGCAGTGACGTGAATTGTCCGTTTCACGGCACCCTGCCGGTGCACGGCCAGGTGATCACCGGCAAGGTCGTGAGCAACCGTATGAACGGGACGGTCGTTGTCGGACGGGATTACCTCCACTTCGTGCAGAAGTATAACCGTTACGAGAAACGCTCCTCGAAATATCATGCTCACCTGCCTGGATGCATCGACGTTCAGATCGGCGACACCGTAAAGATCGCCGAGTGCCGCCCCCTCTCCAAGACAACGAACTTTGTTGTGGTTGAGGTGATCTGA
- a CDS encoding 50S ribosomal protein L32e, with product MADNKIRLIRVRSAKTGCKFQRQCLHAKKKLEDTWRRPRGLTSKQRRQYRAKGAHPQAGYNAPIAVRGMHPSGYFEVLAYNPSDLEGLDAATQAVRIAGGVGRKKRGEIQQKAIAAGLKVLNAKNLAPAAVEEEAEADE from the coding sequence ATGGCAGACAACAAGATTCGTTTAATCCGCGTCCGTTCGGCGAAGACCGGGTGCAAATTCCAGCGCCAGTGCCTCCACGCAAAGAAGAAGCTGGAAGACACCTGGAGAAGACCCCGCGGTCTTACCAGCAAGCAGCGGAGGCAGTACAGGGCGAAGGGCGCCCACCCGCAGGCCGGGTATAATGCCCCGATTGCGGTGCGCGGCATGCACCCGTCCGGCTACTTCGAGGTGCTCGCATACAATCCTTCTGACCTTGAAGGACTCGATGCAGCCACCCAGGCAGTCAGGATCGCCGGTGGCGTGGGCAGAAAGAAGCGCGGCGAGATCCAGCAGAAAGCGATCGCGGCCGGCCTCAAGGTGCTGAACGCAAAGAACCTCGCGCCGGCAGCGGTTGAAGAGGAGGCTGAGGCTGATGAGTGA
- a CDS encoding 30S ribosomal protein S14: MADEVQDKKFGRGANECRICGRKQGLVRRYNIMFCRQCFREWAPKMGFKKMN, from the coding sequence ATGGCAGATGAGGTACAGGATAAGAAATTCGGACGCGGCGCAAATGAGTGCCGGATATGTGGCCGGAAGCAGGGCCTTGTCCGCAGGTACAACATCATGTTCTGCCGGCAGTGTTTCCGTGAGTGGGCTCCCAAGATGGGCTTTAAGAAGATGAACTGA
- a CDS encoding 50S ribosomal protein L22 has product MARTGYSLQIEGENLARAKANELSVSPKHSIEIAHFIRGMKADAALAYLEDVVAKKKAIPFKRFNRDVAHKRGLVGWDAGRYPVKASGEFIILINQAKKNAEYSGLDTEKLVIVHAAANRGRAGRGVFPRAMGRATPKRRETVNVELILREVE; this is encoded by the coding sequence ATGGCAAGGACTGGATATTCACTGCAGATCGAGGGGGAGAACCTCGCTCGCGCCAAGGCGAACGAGCTCTCCGTTTCCCCGAAGCACTCCATTGAGATTGCCCACTTTATCAGGGGCATGAAGGCCGACGCCGCTCTCGCATATCTCGAGGACGTCGTCGCGAAGAAGAAGGCGATCCCGTTCAAGCGGTTCAACAGAGACGTAGCCCACAAGAGAGGGCTCGTTGGCTGGGACGCCGGCAGATACCCGGTAAAGGCATCAGGTGAGTTCATCATCCTGATCAACCAGGCGAAGAAGAACGCCGAGTACAGCGGCCTTGACACCGAGAAACTCGTCATCGTCCACGCCGCCGCCAACCGCGGCCGTGCCGGGCGCGGCGTCTTCCCGCGTGCGATGGGACGGGCCACCCCGAAAAGGCGCGAGACCGTGAACGTCGAGCTGATCCTCCGGGAGGTGGAGTAA
- a CDS encoding 30S ribosomal protein S4e: MSYHLKRLTAPVSWHIAKKEEKFVTKTSPGPHSGAAMPVAVWLRDKMGLAGNMKEVKRILNQRQVILNGKPVTDPKLGLGIFDIISIPKIGKHYRVLTDKKGRMVTIEIDAEAAKTRLCKIRNKRVVRGGKVQLNLLYGANLLADNTYHPKDSIVLTLEGENRFQIVDHFPFAVGNMAMVIGGKHSGKVGRISEIRVAAGSIPNRVILQDKDGEAFETVEQYVFMIGRETPAIAEWGIEG, from the coding sequence ATGTCATATCATCTGAAGAGGCTGACGGCTCCCGTCTCCTGGCATATCGCCAAGAAAGAGGAGAAATTCGTCACGAAGACCAGCCCGGGTCCGCACAGCGGCGCTGCAATGCCGGTCGCCGTATGGCTCCGCGACAAGATGGGCCTTGCCGGGAACATGAAGGAGGTCAAGCGCATCCTCAACCAGCGGCAGGTCATCCTGAACGGTAAACCGGTCACCGACCCGAAGCTCGGTCTCGGGATCTTCGATATCATCTCGATCCCGAAGATCGGCAAGCACTACCGTGTCCTGACCGACAAGAAGGGGCGCATGGTCACGATCGAGATCGACGCCGAGGCCGCAAAGACCCGTCTCTGCAAGATCCGGAACAAGCGTGTCGTCCGCGGCGGCAAGGTTCAGCTGAACCTCCTGTACGGTGCGAACCTCCTTGCGGACAACACCTACCACCCGAAGGACTCCATTGTGCTCACCCTTGAGGGCGAGAACCGCTTCCAGATCGTGGACCACTTCCCCTTCGCCGTCGGAAACATGGCGATGGTCATCGGCGGGAAGCATTCCGGCAAGGTCGGCAGGATCAGCGAGATCCGTGTCGCTGCCGGCAGCATACCCAACCGCGTGATCCTCCAGGACAAGGACGGGGAAGCCTTCGAGACGGTCGAGCAGTATGTCTTCATGATCGGAAGAGAGACGCCAGCAATCGCTGAATGGGGGATTGAGGGCTGA
- the rnp1 gene encoding ribonuclease P protein component 1, translating to MIAPQTLLRHELIGLAVSLVKARNPTHVGISGRIVDETRNMLVILSRNGEVRVEKKGSVFLFTLPDGTRAEVDGSALVAQPEKRISMRKTK from the coding sequence ATGATCGCCCCGCAGACCCTCCTCAGGCACGAACTCATCGGGCTTGCAGTCTCTTTGGTGAAGGCCAGGAACCCGACGCATGTCGGCATTTCGGGCCGGATTGTAGATGAGACTCGCAATATGCTGGTGATCCTCTCCCGGAACGGGGAAGTCCGGGTGGAGAAGAAAGGCAGCGTCTTTCTCTTCACCCTCCCTGACGGGACACGCGCCGAAGTGGATGGGTCTGCCCTTGTGGCACAGCCTGAAAAACGGATCAGCATGCGCAAAACGAAATAG
- the rplX gene encoding 50S ribosomal protein L24, producing the protein MVRIASKQPRKQRKARYNAPMHQRSRFLSAPLAVALRGEYKKRSVRVVTGDTVTVLRGDHAGTEGIVDGVNTKTGTLLVHGVTVTKTDGTEVPRPVNASNVLVTKLNVKDPRRVAKLEERK; encoded by the coding sequence ATGGTACGAATTGCAAGCAAGCAGCCAAGAAAACAGCGCAAGGCGCGCTACAATGCACCCATGCACCAGCGGAGCCGGTTCCTGTCCGCGCCCCTTGCCGTGGCGCTGAGAGGAGAGTACAAGAAGCGTAGCGTCCGTGTCGTCACCGGCGACACGGTAACGGTGCTCCGCGGCGACCATGCCGGAACCGAGGGCATCGTCGACGGTGTCAACACCAAGACCGGCACCCTGCTGGTCCACGGCGTCACCGTCACCAAGACCGATGGCACCGAAGTGCCCAGGCCGGTGAACGCCTCCAATGTGCTGGTCACCAAACTGAATGTCAAAGACCCCCGCCGGGTGGCGAAGCTGGAGGAGAGGAAGTAA
- a CDS encoding 50S ribosomal protein L5, producing the protein MTNPMQAVHIDKVVVHMGVGESGDRLVKGEDIIRAITGGNPVRSIAKKTQPAFGIRKGAPIGARVTLRGAKAEAFVQTAFNIIERRIGASAIDREGNFSFGIEEHTDFPGQSYDPQIGIYGMDVNVILEKKGVRIARRRVGPRKLPAKQRVSREEAIAFLTENYGMEVQ; encoded by the coding sequence ATGACAAATCCGATGCAGGCAGTCCACATCGACAAGGTCGTCGTCCACATGGGCGTCGGCGAGAGCGGTGACCGGCTTGTCAAGGGCGAAGATATCATCAGAGCGATCACCGGTGGAAACCCGGTTCGCTCGATTGCAAAGAAGACCCAGCCCGCGTTCGGGATCAGGAAGGGCGCACCCATCGGTGCGCGTGTGACCCTGCGGGGCGCAAAGGCCGAGGCATTCGTCCAGACCGCCTTTAACATCATCGAGCGCAGGATCGGTGCGTCGGCAATCGACCGCGAGGGGAACTTCTCCTTCGGCATCGAGGAGCACACCGACTTCCCGGGCCAGAGCTACGACCCGCAGATCGGCATCTACGGGATGGACGTCAACGTCATCCTTGAGAAGAAAGGTGTGCGTATCGCCCGCAGGAGAGTCGGACCGCGCAAACTCCCGGCAAAGCAGCGTGTCTCTCGCGAAGAAGCGATTGCCTTTCTGACCGAGAACTATGGGATGGAGGTGCAGTGA